A section of the Chryseobacterium scophthalmum genome encodes:
- the csgH gene encoding curli-like amyloid fiber formation chaperone CsgH, which yields MKSFYSLLVFLFLMLLPSSIFGQEDKRIIAKIENETIEKQLKIKAIVTNNTPTYVELNYLLVSIKKGENGNLSNNKQSGKFSINPGETKSLSEISVGLENKDALKAFLYIRDEQTQKLISKDSLEINQNFFNKKVSQIEKEEAFELKGLTIDDTKTKVGRDFYDMFYIQYSQIPDKSTSSIKISELPARGTSGQINIEIDDKVIYSFITNPSEDYLTEQLAYTLRYIKEYNIRKNLIKNEFIY from the coding sequence ATGAAAAGTTTTTATTCATTATTAGTTTTTTTGTTTCTTATGCTCTTGCCCTCATCAATCTTTGGGCAAGAGGATAAGAGAATTATAGCAAAAATTGAAAATGAAACAATTGAAAAACAGCTTAAAATAAAAGCGATTGTTACTAATAATACTCCAACTTACGTAGAACTCAATTACCTGTTGGTAAGCATTAAAAAAGGAGAAAATGGAAATCTTTCTAACAACAAACAAAGTGGGAAATTCTCTATTAATCCGGGAGAAACAAAATCTTTATCTGAAATCAGTGTAGGTTTAGAAAACAAAGATGCACTGAAAGCGTTTCTCTACATCCGAGACGAGCAAACCCAGAAACTCATATCTAAAGACAGTTTAGAAATAAATCAGAATTTTTTTAACAAAAAAGTCAGCCAGATCGAAAAAGAAGAAGCTTTTGAACTGAAAGGTCTTACAATTGACGACACAAAAACAAAAGTGGGAAGAGATTTTTATGATATGTTTTACATTCAGTACAGTCAGATTCCCGATAAAAGCACTTCAAGTATAAAAATTTCTGAACTTCCGGCAAGAGGAACCAGTGGACAAATAAACATCGAAATTGATGATAAGGTTATTTACAGCTTTATTACAAACCCAAGTGAAGACTATCTAACGGAGCAGCTTGCCTATACTTTAAGATACATCAAAGAATATAATATCAGGAAAAATCTTATAAAAAATGAATTTATATACTAA
- a CDS encoding CsgG/HfaB family protein: protein MKSYINVKMLFCIMVLSIVLGCGSMIGLPSSKEKSMIGEITPYTTELKNLPPPKEKIVIGVYKFRDQTGQYKPAENGNNWSTAVPQGTTTILIKALEDSHWFIPIERENIANLLNERQIIRSTRQEYLKDADKNNSQGLPPLLYAGILLEGGVISYDSNILTGGVGARYFGIGASSQYRQDRITIYLRAVSTLNGEILKTVYVSKTILSTSVNGSFFRYVDAERLLEAEVGMTQNEPVQLAVTDAIEKAVKSLIVEGVRDKIWGKAVDSNGKYQKLIDEYNAEQANSNKRLIGNKYPNDSRQNFSIFGNVETQQVKDDYVNPATSIGGKVGIKYFLNKNFNLEGNANYFKIQNDNIMSRSFFVTEINLEYIIIPQYKLSPYVYGGVATMFSQDKSRYKAQVGGGLEYLVKQNIGLRLSSQYDMGFSDDWENLITGKRNDQAIRFGLGINFYIGKN, encoded by the coding sequence ATGAAAAGTTATATTAATGTCAAAATGTTATTCTGTATAATGGTTTTGTCTATTGTATTGGGATGCGGTTCTATGATTGGATTGCCTTCTTCAAAAGAAAAATCGATGATTGGCGAAATCACACCTTATACTACAGAACTCAAAAACTTACCACCTCCTAAAGAAAAAATTGTTATCGGAGTATATAAATTTCGGGATCAAACCGGGCAGTACAAACCTGCAGAAAACGGGAATAATTGGAGTACGGCAGTTCCGCAAGGTACCACCACAATTCTTATCAAAGCTTTGGAAGACAGCCATTGGTTTATTCCTATCGAAAGAGAAAATATTGCAAATCTTTTAAACGAAAGACAAATCATCCGTTCCACAAGACAGGAATATCTGAAAGACGCAGATAAAAATAACAGTCAGGGATTACCGCCATTATTGTACGCCGGAATTCTTTTGGAAGGTGGTGTCATTTCTTACGACAGCAATATTCTAACCGGTGGAGTAGGCGCAAGATATTTTGGGATTGGTGCTTCTTCACAATACCGACAAGATAGAATTACTATTTATCTGAGAGCGGTCTCTACTTTAAACGGAGAAATTTTAAAAACAGTTTATGTTTCCAAAACAATTCTTTCTACAAGTGTAAACGGAAGCTTCTTCAGATATGTTGATGCAGAAAGACTTTTGGAAGCTGAGGTTGGGATGACTCAAAATGAGCCCGTTCAATTGGCGGTAACAGATGCTATAGAAAAAGCAGTAAAATCTTTAATTGTGGAAGGTGTTCGTGATAAAATTTGGGGAAAAGCAGTTGATTCAAACGGTAAATACCAAAAACTTATTGATGAATACAATGCCGAGCAAGCCAATAGCAATAAAAGATTAATCGGAAATAAATATCCTAATGACAGCAGACAGAATTTTTCAATTTTTGGAAATGTCGAAACGCAGCAGGTAAAAGATGATTATGTAAATCCTGCAACCAGTATTGGTGGGAAAGTGGGAATCAAATATTTCCTCAATAAAAATTTCAACTTAGAAGGAAATGCCAATTATTTCAAGATTCAAAACGATAATATAATGTCTCGGTCATTTTTCGTTACAGAAATTAATCTTGAATACATAATCATTCCACAATACAAACTTTCGCCATACGTCTATGGTGGAGTTGCAACGATGTTTTCGCAGGATAAATCAAGATACAAAGCACAGGTTGGTGGCGGATTGGAATATTTGGTAAAACAAAATATTGGTTTAAGGCTTTCCTCACAGTATGATATGGGATTCAGTGATGATTGGGAAAATCTCATAACGGGAAAAAGAAATGATCAGGCAATACGATTTGGTCTTGGAATCAATTTTTATATCGGAAAAAATTAA
- a CDS encoding UDP-N-acetylmuramate--L-alanine ligase yields the protein MRTHFIAIGGSAMHNLAIALKDKGYHVTGSDDAIFEPSKSRLEKKEILPEEMGWFPEKITSDIDAVILGMHAHQDNPELSKAKELGLKIYSYPEFLYEQSKTKTRVVIAGSHGKTTITSMILHVLNFHQKDVDYMVGAQLEGFDCMVKLTEDNDFMVLEGDEYLSSPIDLRSKFLLYQPNIALMSGIAWDHINVFKTFDDYIEQFRRFVASITPGGVLVYNEEDAEVIKVIENAENYFRKIPYKTPEYEISNGKVLLKTEMGDIPLSVFGAHNLLNLEGARHICHTLGIMDEDFYDAIMSFKGASKRLEKVEREDKGILYKDFAHAPSKVKAAVKAFCEQFKNEKKYGFLELHTYSSLNPAFLEQYDHAMDGLDEAIVFYSEDALKIKRMEPISPDLIKEKFKNENLKVFTNAEELHAYWDLLDKTQGVYMMMSSGNFGGLDLTK from the coding sequence TTGAGAACTCATTTTATTGCTATTGGCGGAAGCGCAATGCACAATCTTGCAATTGCACTTAAAGATAAAGGATATCATGTGACAGGTTCAGATGATGCTATTTTTGAACCTTCCAAATCGAGATTAGAAAAAAAAGAAATTCTTCCCGAAGAAATGGGTTGGTTTCCTGAAAAAATCACTTCTGATATTGATGCTGTAATCCTCGGAATGCACGCTCATCAAGACAATCCTGAGTTGTCAAAAGCAAAAGAATTGGGTTTAAAAATATATTCTTATCCTGAGTTTCTTTACGAACAATCGAAAACTAAAACCAGAGTTGTGATTGCCGGTTCTCACGGAAAAACCACAATTACATCAATGATTCTTCACGTTCTGAATTTCCATCAGAAAGATGTAGACTATATGGTGGGAGCTCAGTTGGAAGGTTTTGACTGTATGGTAAAATTGACCGAAGACAACGATTTTATGGTTTTGGAAGGTGACGAATACCTTTCCTCTCCTATCGATCTGCGTTCAAAATTTCTTTTATATCAACCGAATATCGCTTTAATGAGCGGAATTGCTTGGGATCACATCAATGTTTTCAAAACATTTGACGATTATATCGAGCAGTTCAGAAGATTTGTAGCAAGCATTACTCCGGGTGGAGTTTTGGTGTACAATGAAGAAGATGCAGAAGTGATAAAAGTGATAGAAAATGCTGAAAATTATTTCAGAAAAATTCCATATAAAACCCCAGAATACGAGATCAGCAACGGAAAAGTACTTCTGAAAACCGAAATGGGTGATATTCCGCTTTCTGTTTTTGGAGCGCACAATTTATTAAATCTTGAAGGAGCAAGACATATTTGCCATACTTTGGGAATTATGGATGAAGATTTCTATGATGCCATTATGAGCTTTAAAGGAGCTTCAAAGCGTCTGGAAAAAGTAGAAAGAGAAGATAAAGGAATTCTTTACAAAGATTTCGCACACGCTCCAAGCAAAGTAAAAGCGGCTGTGAAAGCGTTTTGTGAACAGTTTAAAAACGAAAAAAAATACGGTTTCCTTGAACTTCACACGTATTCAAGTTTAAACCCAGCTTTTCTTGAGCAATACGATCACGCAATGGACGGATTAGACGAAGCCATTGTTTTCTATTCTGAAGATGCTTTAAAAATAAAAAGAATGGAGCCGATTTCTCCGGATCTGATCAAAGAGAAATTTAAAAATGAAAACCTGAAAGTGTTTACCAACGCTGAAGAACTTCATGCCTATTGGGATTTGCTGGATAAAACACAAGGTGTTTATATGATGATGAGCTCCGGGAATTTTGGAGGTTTAGATTTAACGAAATAA
- a CDS encoding NAD(P)H-dependent flavin oxidoreductase encodes MFFPETISKILKIKYPIIQAPMFGVSTPEMTAAAAKAGCLGSLALADLSAEKSVELIRKTKKLTNQLFAVNIFVHHIPEITDELKQQYSKTKKYLENLAQENNMEMELPELKNLKINSYHEQIDAIVEEKCKILSFTFGNLDNKSIQKLKETGTILIGTCTSVEEALELERSGIDIICVQGIEAGGHRGSFVSENIPQIGGFSLLSQIYDSVKVPLIYAGGIYNAQTLAAAKELGAEGFQIGSLLLASQESALQDFEKERLKNVNEKDIVLTKSFSGRYARGIKNKFIEKIENSKYILPYPYQNKLTGEMRRIARTVKNDEFVNLWVGQSIVNYSELSTQNILEKLIREYSESI; translated from the coding sequence ATGTTTTTCCCTGAAACCATCAGCAAAATTTTAAAAATAAAATATCCAATCATACAAGCGCCAATGTTTGGAGTAAGCACTCCGGAAATGACTGCAGCTGCAGCAAAAGCAGGATGTTTAGGTTCGTTGGCTTTAGCTGATCTTTCCGCCGAAAAATCTGTTGAACTGATTCGTAAAACTAAGAAACTGACAAATCAACTTTTTGCGGTTAATATTTTTGTTCATCACATTCCTGAAATAACAGATGAATTAAAACAACAGTATTCTAAGACGAAAAAATACCTTGAAAATTTGGCTCAGGAAAATAATATGGAAATGGAGCTTCCTGAATTAAAAAATTTAAAAATCAATTCTTATCATGAGCAAATTGATGCAATTGTTGAAGAGAAATGTAAGATCCTAAGCTTTACTTTTGGAAACCTTGATAATAAAAGTATTCAAAAATTAAAAGAAACCGGAACGATTTTAATAGGAACCTGTACTTCTGTGGAAGAAGCTTTGGAATTGGAAAGATCCGGAATAGATATTATCTGCGTTCAGGGAATTGAAGCCGGGGGTCACAGAGGTAGTTTTGTTTCGGAAAATATTCCTCAAATCGGAGGGTTTTCATTGTTGTCACAGATTTATGATTCTGTAAAAGTTCCTCTGATTTATGCAGGTGGAATTTATAATGCACAAACTTTGGCTGCTGCAAAAGAATTGGGCGCAGAAGGTTTTCAGATAGGGAGTCTTTTGCTGGCTTCTCAGGAAAGTGCTTTACAGGATTTTGAAAAAGAAAGGTTAAAGAATGTGAATGAAAAAGATATTGTGTTAACGAAAAGTTTTTCGGGGCGTTATGCAAGAGGAATTAAAAATAAATTTATTGAAAAGATTGAAAATTCAAAGTATATTTTGCCATATCCATATCAAAATAAACTGACCGGAGAAATGAGAAGAATTGCAAGAACGGTGAAAAATGATGAGTTTGTCAATCTTTGGGTAGGGCAATCAATTGTTAACTACAGCGAACTTTCAACTCAAAATATTTTAGAAAAATTAATTAGGGAATATTCAGAGTCTATTTAG
- a CDS encoding curli production assembly/transport component CsgF has translation MKNLTVVMILFAGTFLAKSQQLVYKPINPAFGGDTFNYQWLLSSANAQNQFDEKSNIDNLLSGLNSLDSFTQSLNRQILSQLSSKLFQEQFGDGALKPGNYIFGSLYLQVTSTAQGLLINILDTGSGDQSEIVIPK, from the coding sequence ATGAAAAATTTAACCGTTGTAATGATACTTTTTGCAGGGACATTTCTCGCAAAATCTCAGCAACTGGTATATAAACCTATCAATCCCGCATTTGGTGGCGATACCTTTAATTATCAGTGGCTTTTGAGCTCTGCCAATGCTCAGAATCAGTTTGATGAAAAGTCTAATATAGATAATTTATTAAGTGGTTTAAACTCTCTAGATAGTTTTACACAAAGCCTGAATAGGCAAATCTTGAGTCAGCTTTCTAGCAAATTGTTTCAGGAACAGTTTGGCGATGGAGCTTTAAAACCAGGAAATTACATATTTGGATCACTGTATTTGCAAGTGACTTCTACAGCTCAAGGACTATTAATAAATATTTTGGATACCGGTTCGGGAGATCAGTCAGAGATTGTCATTCCAAAATAA
- a CDS encoding NUDIX hydrolase: MSFGKDLLRKIKNAGLAGANAHGIFSPPSRPIFTYDQVLEKNPKFAAVNIVLYLKDNEWHFPLIVRSTNERDRHSGQISLPGGKREELDKDFAQTAIRETSEEIGIEKHYVRIIRELSPIYIPPSNFYVYPFISYTKKNPEFILQQSEAVEVIEFPITSFLNLPDSPEIMALPGAGGHEVPVINFNGYIIWGATAMILSEFSQLIKKM; the protein is encoded by the coding sequence ATGAGTTTTGGAAAAGATTTACTACGAAAAATAAAAAATGCAGGATTGGCAGGCGCCAATGCACACGGAATTTTCTCGCCGCCTTCACGTCCTATATTTACATACGATCAGGTTTTAGAAAAAAATCCGAAATTTGCAGCCGTAAATATCGTTTTATATCTAAAAGACAATGAATGGCATTTTCCTCTGATTGTAAGAAGTACAAACGAAAGAGACCGACACAGCGGACAAATCTCTCTTCCAGGCGGAAAACGTGAGGAGCTTGATAAAGATTTTGCCCAAACCGCAATTCGTGAAACGTCTGAAGAAATTGGTATCGAAAAACATTATGTGAGAATTATACGGGAGCTATCTCCTATTTACATTCCGCCAAGTAATTTTTATGTTTATCCATTTATTTCTTACACCAAAAAAAATCCTGAATTTATTCTGCAGCAAAGTGAAGCTGTAGAAGTGATAGAATTTCCTATTACTTCATTTTTAAATTTACCAGACAGCCCTGAAATCATGGCACTTCCCGGAGCCGGAGGTCATGAAGTTCCGGTAATCAATTTTAATGGATATATTATTTGGGGAGCCACAGCGATGATCTTAAGCGAATTCAGCCAGTTGATTAAAAAAATGTAA
- a CDS encoding lysophospholipid acyltransferase family protein, giving the protein MAKKNIFTDSFGTPYFLKRLIIFILGIVSYRRFNGFNKLKITGTENLVDLPDSNVLFVSNHQTYFADVAAMYHAFCAVNNGYLNTIKNPIYLLNPRVDFYYVAAEETMNKGILPKIFKIAGAVTVKRTWRAEGKNVNRMVDLGEIDNIMKALDNGWVATFPQGTTAAFAQGRKGTAKLIKNQRPIVIPIKINGFRRAFDKKGLRVKVTGVKPTMEFKKPLDIDYDKENAQQILLKIMTAIEQTEDFNILHTYDEEIKAKKSEQRNSQN; this is encoded by the coding sequence ATGGCGAAGAAGAACATTTTTACCGATTCATTCGGAACACCTTATTTTTTAAAAAGATTAATCATTTTTATTCTGGGAATTGTTTCTTACAGAAGATTCAATGGTTTCAACAAGCTTAAAATCACCGGAACCGAAAATTTGGTAGATCTTCCGGATTCTAATGTGCTTTTCGTATCAAACCACCAAACGTATTTTGCCGATGTTGCGGCAATGTATCACGCATTTTGTGCAGTAAACAACGGATATTTAAACACCATTAAAAATCCTATTTATCTTCTTAATCCAAGAGTAGATTTTTATTATGTTGCTGCTGAAGAAACCATGAACAAAGGAATTCTTCCTAAAATTTTTAAAATTGCAGGTGCAGTTACCGTAAAAAGAACCTGGAGAGCTGAAGGGAAAAACGTCAACAGAATGGTAGATCTTGGAGAGATTGATAACATTATGAAAGCTCTCGACAACGGTTGGGTAGCAACTTTTCCACAAGGTACAACTGCGGCTTTTGCACAAGGAAGAAAAGGTACCGCAAAACTGATAAAAAACCAGCGCCCGATTGTGATTCCTATTAAAATAAATGGATTCAGAAGAGCGTTTGATAAAAAAGGACTTCGTGTAAAAGTAACCGGAGTAAAACCGACCATGGAGTTTAAAAAACCTTTGGATATTGATTACGACAAAGAAAATGCACAGCAGATTCTTCTTAAAATAATGACTGCCATTGAGCAGACCGAAGATTTTAATATCCTACACACCTATGATGAAGAAATTAAGGCCAAAAAATCTGAACAGCGCAATTCTCAAAACTAA